A stretch of the Gemmatimonadota bacterium genome encodes the following:
- the proS gene encoding proline--tRNA ligase → MADDKKLTTRAADFSAWYNELVLRAELADYSPVKGSMVIRPNGYGIWERMQRALDDKFKATGHRNAYFPLFIPESFLKKEAQHVEGFAPECAVVTHGGGKKLEEPLIVRPTSETIIYHMFAKWVQSYRDLPLLINQWANVVRWEMRTRLFLRTLEFLWQEGHTAHATHDEAEEETRRMLGVYRDFMEGWMAMPVITGQKSESEKFAGALRTYSCEAMMQDNKALQAGTSHNLGQNFAKAFELQFQTEAGGLDFAWNTSWGVSTRMVGGLVMTHGDDNGLVTPPKLAPIEVVIVPIWKSDEERGRVTDAAYALRNELQAWTGRGVHDPLRVHVDAREGVKPGAKYYEWEMQGVPLRLELGPKDLEKQSVFSARRDTRAKAPIPMAGVCEGVAAILETMQRELFEAAKARREANSYRGPITYDRFKEIMEGPGGFVYAGWNGDPAVEAQVKEETKATIRVIPDAEFRSPEAPTTCMVTGQPAKYEVVWAKAY, encoded by the coding sequence ATGGCTGACGACAAGAAGCTCACCACCCGCGCTGCCGACTTCAGCGCCTGGTACAACGAACTCGTACTCCGCGCCGAACTGGCCGACTATTCGCCCGTGAAGGGCTCGATGGTCATCCGTCCGAACGGCTACGGCATTTGGGAGCGCATGCAGCGCGCGCTCGACGACAAGTTCAAGGCGACGGGGCACCGCAACGCGTACTTCCCGCTCTTTATTCCTGAGAGTTTCCTCAAGAAGGAAGCGCAGCACGTTGAGGGCTTTGCTCCCGAATGCGCGGTGGTGACGCATGGTGGCGGGAAGAAGCTTGAGGAGCCGCTGATCGTGCGCCCCACGAGCGAGACGATCATTTATCACATGTTCGCAAAGTGGGTGCAGAGTTATCGCGACTTGCCGCTACTGATCAATCAGTGGGCGAATGTGGTGCGCTGGGAAATGCGCACGCGCCTCTTCTTGCGCACACTCGAGTTCTTGTGGCAGGAAGGGCACACGGCGCACGCCACGCACGATGAAGCCGAAGAAGAGACGCGCCGCATGCTGGGCGTGTACCGCGACTTCATGGAAGGGTGGATGGCGATGCCCGTGATTACGGGGCAGAAGTCGGAGAGCGAGAAGTTCGCCGGCGCGCTGCGTACGTATTCCTGCGAAGCCATGATGCAAGACAACAAGGCGCTGCAGGCGGGCACGTCGCACAACCTTGGGCAGAACTTTGCCAAGGCCTTTGAGTTGCAGTTCCAAACCGAAGCCGGTGGGCTCGACTTTGCCTGGAACACCAGTTGGGGCGTGAGTACGCGCATGGTCGGTGGGCTCGTGATGACCCACGGCGACGACAATGGCTTGGTGACGCCGCCCAAGCTCGCGCCGATTGAAGTGGTGATTGTTCCGATCTGGAAGAGCGACGAAGAGCGGGGTCGCGTCACAGACGCGGCCTACGCGCTCCGCAATGAACTGCAGGCGTGGACGGGGCGTGGCGTGCACGATCCCCTGCGCGTGCATGTGGACGCACGCGAAGGGGTGAAGCCGGGCGCCAAGTACTATGAGTGGGAAATGCAGGGTGTTCCGCTGCGCCTCGAGCTCGGCCCTAAGGATCTCGAAAAGCAGTCGGTGTTTTCTGCGCGGCGCGACACGCGCGCGAAGGCGCCGATTCCCATGGCGGGCGTGTGTGAGGGCGTTGCGGCGATTCTCGAGACGATGCAGCGCGAGCTGTTTGAAGCGGCTAAGGCGCGTCGCGAGGCGAATAGCTATCGCGGGCCGATCACATATGACCGCTTCAAGGAAATCATGGAAGGTCCTGGCGGCTTCGTGTACGCCGGCTGGAATGGTGATCCGGCCGTGGAAGCACAGGTGAAGGAAGAAACCAAGGCGACGATCCGCGTGATTCCTGATGCGGAGTTCCGTTCGCCCGAGGCGCCTACGACGTGCATGGTCACGGGTCAGCCCGCCAAGTACGAGGTCGTGTGGGCGAAAGCGTACTAA